Proteins encoded by one window of Fusarium graminearum PH-1 chromosome 1, whole genome shotgun sequence:
- a CDS encoding kinase byr1: MSDPFAPRSMKRKNVKGLALKAAAPRPPPTAETSNHEYSGSQDAGRDEQLEIGIEYKLDLRPEDLEILKELGSGNGGTVSKVKHITTGTVMARKVIHVEAKREIRKRIVRELQIMHGCHSDYIVTFYGAFLTPNNDVIMCMEYMDVGVFGPVRVDVLGKIAEATLGGLTYLYTKHHIMHRDIKPSNILVNSRGGIKLCDFGVSGELVNSIADTFVGTSTYMAPERIQGEKYTVKSDVWSFGLSIMELAIGKFPFAASEQVSDGDFAPAGILDLLQQIVHEPAPKLPKSDAFPSILDDMIQKCLYKEPERRPTPQELFDRDHFVQAAKRTPVDLREWAVGMMERDNRKSHLAPQLSPSTQDLLRSSDSPTQSQQAQAQAQAQPEERSHTPTSGEIPIGGAGITSPRDQYGSNQNRSPPRNGHASSRTPASAHPGLGSRVITTNSIPKVSGYPDNVGPVSANAATFSLPVRPAPPGGPLPPPPPRKETPDELRRENRRQATFGLPPNPSYGIQ, translated from the exons ATGTCCGATCCTTTCGCTCCGCGCTCTATGAAGCGCAAGAACGTCAAAGGTCTTGCTCTGAAAGCAGCCGCTCCACGACCCCCACCAACCGCTGAGACCAGCAATCATGAATACAGTGGAAGCCAGGACGCTGGCAGGGATGAGCAGCTGGAAATTGGTATTGAATACAAGCTAGATCTGCGACCTGAGGATCTTGAAATCCTCAAGGAATTAGGATCCGGAAATGGTGGAACTGTCAGCAAAGTCAAGCATATTACTACCGGGACTGTCATGGCTCGCAAG GTAATTCATGTTGAAGCTAAGCGAGAGATACGGAAGCGAATCGTCCGAGAGCTTCAAATCATGCACGGGTGCCATTCAGACTATATCGTGACATTCTACGGCGCCTTCCTAACCCCCAACAACGATGTGATCATGTGTATGGAGTATATGGATGTTGG GGTCTTTGGGCCTGTCCGGGTTGATGTCTTGGGCAAGATCGCCGAAGCCACTTTGGGCGGCTTGACCTATCTCTACACAAAGCATCACATCATGCATCGTGATATCAAGCCTTCTAACATCCTGGTAAACTCAAGGGGCGGAATTAAACTTTGTGACTTCGGTGTCTCAGGCGAGCTTGTCAATTCCATTGCCGACACCTTCGTCGGAACTTCCACCTACATGGCCCCTGAAAGAATCCAGGGTGAAAAGTACACGGTTAAGTCAGACGTCTGGAGTTTTGGTCTTAGTATCATGGAgcttgccattggcaagttTCCTTTTGCAGCCAGCGAGCAGGTATCGGATGGCGATTTTGCCCCTGCGGGTATCCTGGACTTGTTGCAACAGATCGTTCACGAACCAGCTCCAAAGCTTCCCAAGAGCGATGCTTTCCCTAGTATCCTCGACGACATGATCCAGAAGTGTCTTTACAAGGAGCCCGAACGTCGACCTACTCCTCAAGAGCTCTTT GACCGCGATCACTTTGTGCAGGCTGCCAAGCGTACACCAGTCGATCTTAGGGAATGGGCTGTTGGCATGATGGAACGCGACAACAGGAAATCGCATCTCGCCCCTCAGCTCTCTCCTTCAACGCAGGACCTCCTTCGATCAAGCGATTCTCCTACCCAATCTCAGCAGGCTCAAGCCCAGGCACAAGCTCAACCCGAAGAGCGTTCACACACTCCCACTTCAGGCGAGATTCCCATTGGCGGTGCCGGTATCACCTCCCCTCGCGACCAATACGGCTCAAACCAGAACCGATCACCTCCTCGAAACGGACATGCATCTTCCCGAACGCCGGCTTCAGCACATCCTGGACTGGGATCTAGGGTTATTACCACAAATTCCATCCCCAAGGTTTCGGGTTACCCCGATAACGTCGGCCCAGTGAGTGCAAACGCTGCAACTTTTAGTTTGCCCGTTCGGCCGGCACCCCCAGGCGGCCCTTTGCCGCCACCTCCACCCCGAAAAGAAACTCCTGATGAGTTGCGAAGAGAGAATAGGAGACAAGCTACGTTTGGGCTGCCACCCAACCCAAGCTACGGCATACAGTGA
- a CDS encoding transcription elongation factor SPT6, producing the protein MSNSMRDLISGEAELDDEEEDESFDERGGQRRHKNAVEDSSEEEEDDDDEEEARKVREGFIVDEDEDEDEGGESDADVRPLHKRKREHRDREEEAQLDEDDLDLIGEQFGERPKPTTQSKFKRLKRGTRDEDRGNQRRGLDDIFSDEEDDAGEQRAYNNRSSYRQADEFDDFIEEDFPDDPEELEQQREDAEVARPRDRVIGNIADTANLDKDALDDMEAIFGNGEDYDWALQMEEEEEDREREEQAIELKDVFEPSQLKEKLLTDEDNEIRFTDEPERFQIDRKTFKSLQLTAEQFKEEARWITNQLWPKKGLASDLQSPFGKAVGKVLEFFIVDEVEVPYVFQHRKDYLLHTRKTRNPNRDDPDAPEYVISADKLLNQDDLWKILELDIKFRSFVDKRNALEKTVDNLKGMEIHDAMVDEMIPEATTMEELQDLQDYLHFQYGQQLKDLAALAGNLSLTKRPGSKSNLLERVRQGKAYGFVRAYGISADQLAKNALRHGKKVTPDDDAQYPMDLADSLIDDVFSTGDQVISAARQMYSEELFASPRMRKHFRNSYYQAAEISCRRTEKGLRRIDDSHPYYEIKYLQNQAIADLVHQPELFLKMMKAEEEGLVTIKLDMPARYDFRQHLYQEFESENFSDRAEQWREERKKVLDLAYPKLEKIIAKNVKEVIRTFCQDEVLKMCREEYAKRLDQAPYKPKGMILGTTPRVLVLSNGMSDPARDPICWAWVEEDGRVIEQGKLGNLARDERQREEFEELVKRRRPDVIGVSGWSAETTKLVRDLEGLVNEKGLMGPEFEDPDTNDYRTEPLEVVVVNDEVARLYKDSPRALAEHPSLNPITRYCVALARYMQNPMKEYAALGKDVSSLSYHPCQNLLPADKLAKYLDSAMVDMVNLCGVDINEAMNDTYTANLLPYVSGLGPRKATSVIKAINANGGAVGTRDELVGDPDSGKLPVVGPRVWNNCASFLFIEYEATNPSSDPLDNTRVHPEDYELGRKMAADALELDEEDVKGETDENGPGAIVRKLFKMDEQDKVNELVLEEYAEQLERNYSQRKRATLETIRAELQAPYEELRRNFALLSASEIFTMFTGETKHTLCEGMIVPVNVRVVKDDFAIVKLDCGIEGRVEGHEVSHRSSIKEVLSSGQTSQAKILDINYKDFMAKLSMREDALRIPYKRPINLGRDGWDYVLEAADKEELREKDKTTGRTQRVVKHPNFKPFNGLQAEEYLGSQPNGEVVIRPSSKGNDHLAVTWKVADGVFQHIDVLEMQKETEFAVGKLLRVGGKYTYTDLDELIVEHVKAMARKVEELMRHDKYQNRSRGETEKWLTTYIDANPNRSTYAFCIDTKHPGYFWLCFKASRAAKVIALPVRAIPQGFELKGYQYPDMRALCNGFKLRYQNEFSKMGQR; encoded by the exons ATGAGCAACAGCATGCGCGACTTGATCTCTGGCGAGGCCGagcttgatgacgaagaagaggatgagtCCTTTGATGAGCGTGGTGGACAGCGCAGACACAAGAATGCTGTAGAAGATTCAagtgaagaggaagaagacgacgatgatgaggaggaagctcgCAAG GTTCGCGAAGGTTTCATCgtcgacgaagatgaagacgaagacgaaggCGGCGAGTCCGATGCAGACGTGCGACCCTTACACAAACGAAAACGAGAGCACCGCGATCGTGAGGAAGAGGCACAGTTAGACGAGGACGATCTGGATTTGATCGGTGAGCAGTTTGGCGAGCGACCTAAGCCCACAACACAG TCCAAATTCAAGCGCCTGAAGCGTGGCACTCGCGACGAAGACCGAGGCAACCAACGCCGTGGCCTCGATGACATCTTTTccgatgaggaagatgatgcaGGCGAACAGCGGGCATACAACAACAGGTCATCGTACCGCCAGGCCGACGAGTTTGACGATTTTATCGAAGAGGACTTCCCCGATGACCCTGAAGAACTAGAACAGCAGCGAGAAGACGCCGAGGTTGCCCGTCCCAGAGATCGTGTCATCGGAAACATCGCCGACACCGCCAATTTGGATAAGGATGCCTtggatgacatggaagcTATCTTTGGCAATGGCGAAGACTACGATTGGGCACTGCagatggaggaagaggaggaggaccgcgaaagagaagaacagGCGATAGAGTTGAAGGACGTATTCGAGCCTTCACAGCTTAAGGAGAAGCTCTTGACCGACGAAGACAACGAGATTCGGTTTACGGACGAACCCGAGCGATTCCAAATCGACCGAAAGACGTTCAAGAGCTTGCAACTCACGGCAGAGCAGTTCAAGGAAGAGGCACGCTGGATCACCAACCAACTTTGGCCCAAGAAAGGTCTTGCCTCTGACCTGCAGAGCCCATTTGGCAAGGCAGTTGGTAAAGTCCTCGAattcttcatcgtcgacgaggttgaggtgCCGTATGTGTTCCAGCACCGCAAAGACTACCTGCTCCACACCAGGAAGACACGAAATCCGAATCGCGATGATCCCGATGCTCCCGAATATGTCATAAGCGCGGACAAGCTGTTGAACCAGGACGATCTGTGGAAAATCTTGGAGTTGGACATCAAGTTCCGGTCTTTCGTGGACAAGAGAAACGCTCTTGAGAAGACGGTCGACAACTTGAAAGGAATGGAAATTCACGACGCCATGGTGGATGAAATGATTCCTGAGGCGACAACTATGGAGGAACTTCAAGACTTGCAAGATTACCTGCATTTCCAATATGGCCAACAATTGAAGGACCTTGCTGCACTAGCCGGTAATCTGTCCTTAACAAAGCGGCCGGGCTCAAAATCCAACTTGCTCGAGAGAGTCCGCCAAGGCAAGGCGTATGGCTTTGTTCGCGCCTACGGCATCTCGGCAGACCAACTTGCAAAGAACGCCCTGCGACATGGAAAGAAGGTCACCCCTGACGATGATGCACAGTATCCTATGGACTTGGCGGACAGCTTGATCGATGACGTTTTCAGCACAGGCGACCAAGTCATCAGCGCAGCCCGACAGATGTACTCGGAAGAGTTATTTGCTAGCCCGAGAATGCGCAAGCATTTCCGAAACTCATACTACCAGGCCGCTGAGATTAGCTGTCGGCGAACTGAAAAAGGACTGCGCAGAATCGACGACTCCCACCCATACTATGAGATCAAGTACTTACAGAACCAAGCTATTGCCGACCTGGTTCATCAGCCAGAGCTTTTCTTGAAAATGATGAAggccgaagaggaaggacTCGTCACTATCAAGCTAGATATGCCTGCTCGATATGATTTCCGACAGCATCTCTACCAGGAATTTGAGTCCGAAAACTTCAGTGATCGAGCCGAGCAGTGGCGAGAAGAGCGCAAGAAGGTGCTGGACCTCGCTTATCCCAAGCTGGAGAAGATCATCGCAAAGAATGTTAAGGAAGTCATCCGTACTTTCTGTCAAGATGAAGTACTCAAGATGTGTCGGGAGGAATACGCGAAGAGACTTGACCAAGCGCCGTACAAGCCCAAGGGCATGATTCTGGGCACCACACCGCGCGTCTTGGTTCTCTCCAATGGTATGTCCGACCCCGCCCGTGATCCTATTTGTTGGGCATGggtggaggaagatggaCGAGTGATCGAGCAAGGAAAACTGGGAAATCTTGCTCGAGACGAGCGCCAGCgagaagagtttgaagaACTTGTGAAACGCCGTCGACCCGATGTCATTGGTGTAAGCGGTTGGTCTGCTGAAACGACCAAGTTGGTGCGTGACCTGGAGGGCTTGGTCAACGAGAAGGGTCTCATGGGACCTGAGTTTGAGGACCCTGACACCAATGACTATAGAACGGAGCCCTTGGAAGTTGTGGTGGTGAACGATGAGGTTGCTCGCTTGTACAAAGACAGTCCTCGCGCCCTTGCCGAGCACCCGAGTCTTAACCCCATCACGAGGTACTGCGTCGCCCTGGCGCGTTACATGCAGAACCCCATGAAGGAATATGCGGCCCTTGGCAAGGATGTTTCTTCACTTTCTTACCACCCTTGCCAGAACCTCCTCCCAGCGGACAAGCTGGCCAAGTATCTGGACTCGGCTATGGTAGACATGGTTAACCTCTGCGGTGTGGATATCAACGAAGCGATGAACGATACTTACACTGCCAATCTTCTGCCTTATGTTTCTGGACTGGGACCTCGAAAGGCCACAAGTGTCATCAAAGCTATCAACGCCAATGGCGGCGCTGTGGGAACAAGAGACGAGCTCGTAGGCGACCCTGATAGTGGAAAGCTGCCCGTTGTTGGTCCCAGGGTTTGGAACAACTGCGCAAGCTTTCTTTTTATCGAGTACGAGGCCACAAACCCATCATCTGATCCACTAGACAACACACGTGTTCATCCTGAGGACTATGAATTAGGCCGAAAGATGGCTGCCGACGCCCTTGAGctcgatgaagaggatgtcAAGGGCGAAACGGACGAGAATGGACCCGGAGCCATTGTTCGCAAGCTTTTCAAGATGGACGAACaggacaaggtcaatgaACTTGTACTCGAGGAGTATGCCGAGCAGTTGGAGAGGAACTACAGCCAGCGTAAGCGAGCTACTTTGGAGACGATCCGTGCCGAACTCCAAGCCCCCTACGAAGAACTACGAAGGAACTTTGCTCTCCTGTCAGCATCGGAAATCTTTACCATGTTCACTGGCGAAACCAAGCACACTCTTTGCGAGGGTATGATTGTCCCCGTCAACGTGCGggttgtcaaggatgactttgccattgTCAAACTTGACTGCGGAATCGAGGGCCGAGTCGAGGGCCACGAGGTCAGCCACCGATCGTCCATCAAAGAAGTGCTGAGCTCTGGACAAACGTCCCAAGCCAAGATCCTGGATATCAACTACAAAGACTTTATGGCGAAACTTTCCATGCGGGAAGATGCGCTGCGTATTCCCTACAAGCGACCTATCAACCTCGGTCGTGATGGATGGGACTATGTCCTGGAAGCCGCTGATAAAGAGGAGTTGCGAGAAAAGGATAAGACAACGGGACGGACCCAACGTGTCGTCAAGCATCCTAATTTCAAGCCTTTCAATGGCCTGCAGGCCGAAGAATATCTGGGATCCCAGCCAAACGGCGAGGTTGTAATTCGGCCTTCGTCCAAGGGTAACGATCATCTGGCGGTCACCTGGAAGGTCGCGGATGGCGTGTTTCAACACATTGACGTTCTCGAGATGCAAAAGGAAACGGAGTTTGCAGTGGGCAAGCTGTTGCGCGTGGGCGGCAAGTACACATACACCGACCTGGACGAATTGATCGTCGAGCACGTTAAGGCTATGGCACGCAAAGTGGAGGAGTTGATGCGGCACGATAAGTACCAAAACCGATCTCGGGGAGAGACTG AGAAATGGTTGACGACTTACATCGATGCCAATCCCAATCGATCGACGTACGCTTTCTGCATCGATACTAAACACCCTGGGTACTTCTGGCTGTGCTTCAAGGCTAGTAGGGCAGCCAAGGTGATTGCGCTGCCAGTGCGCGCAATTCCGCAAGGGTTTGAGCTCAAGGGCTATCAATATCCTGACATGCGAGCGCTCTGTAACGGGTTCAAGCTACGTTATCAGAATGAATTCTCGAAAATGGGTCAGCGCTAG
- a CDS encoding cAMP-dependent protein kinase regulatory subunit: MSGPFSSPFGENSNPFGTDRGKRTNNAIHRVVEEEEENDTITSPTNARFGASPNSASMFSGPFGGGFGGDSSAEAPSASRNVPNPDSYPAQYNFGRRTSVSAESLKPSADSYDNWSPPFHEKTPDQIERLKHAIEGNFLFSHLEDEQSAQILGALVEKPIPAKGIKVISQGDAGDYFYVVEKGSFDVYVNPSGSLQPGPDGMGNQVGNIQAGGSFGELALMYNAPRAATVISAEPGCTVWALDRVTFRRILMESTFARRRMYESFLEEVPLLSTLNPYERSKIADALETQKFAPGEIIINEGDPGHAFYLLESGEADAYIGQPDNKVRHYKKGDYFGELALLNDAPRAASIVAASPVKVGSLGKNAFQRLLGPVEGILRRTKYQGVATGVEEMDPLHTG, from the exons ATGTCCGGCCCTTTCTCCAGTCCCTTTGGGGAGAATAGCAACCCCTTTGGAACAGACAGGGGTAAGAGGACAAACAATGCAATCCATCgtgttgttgaggaagaggaagaaaacgACACCATCACATCGCCTACGAACGCTCGTTTCGGAGCATCACCAAACTCTGCCTCCATGTTTTCGGGTCCGTTTGGCGGGGGCTTTGGCGGTGACTCTTCTGCTGAAGCACCTTCTGCGTCGCGAAACGTCCCAAACCCTGATAGTTACCCGGCCCAGTACAACTTCGGTCGCCGAACTTCAGTATCTGCGGAATCTTTGAAACCCAGTGCCGATTCCTATGATAATTGGTCACCCCCTTTTCATGAGAAGACCCCGGACCAGATCGAACGTCTCAAGCATGCCATCGAAGGCAATTTCCTCTTCAGCCATCTGGAGGATGAACAGAGCGCTCAGATTTTGGGTGCCCTTGTCGAAAAGCCGATACCAGCCAAGGGCATTAAG GTAATCAGCCAGGGAGATGCTGGCGACTACTTCTATGTCGTCGAGAAGGGATCTTTTGACGTATATGTCAATCCCAGCGGCTCGCTGCAGCCCGGTCCCGATGGTATGGGTAACCAGGTTGGTAACATCCAAGCTGGTGGCTCATTCGGTGAATTAGCGTTGATGTACAATGCCCCTCGAGCTGCGACTGTAATTTCTGCCGAGCCTGGCTGCACTGTGTGGGCACTCGATCGTGTTACTTTCCGTCGCATCTTGATGGAGTCGACCTTTGCTCGGAGACGCATGTATGAGAGCTTCCTCGAAGAAGTGCCTCTCCTTTCGACCCTAAACCCATACGAGCGATCCAAGATTGCGGATGCGTTGGAAACACAGAAATTTGCTCCAGGAGAGATCATCATTAACGAGGGAGACCCTGGCCATGCGTTTTATCTGCTGGAAAGTGGCGAAGCGGATGCATACATTGGCCAGCCTGACAATAAAGTCCGTCACTACAAGAAGGGTGACTACTTTGGTGAGCTTGCCTTGCTCAACGACGCCCCGCGAGCAGCTAGTATCGTTGCTGCGTCACCAGTCAAGGTTGGAAGCTTGGGAAAGAATGCCTTCCAGCGACTGCTGGGTCCTGTCGAAGGTATTCTACGAAGGACCAAGTATCAAGGTGTTGCAACtggtgttgaagagatggatcCACTTCACACCGGCTAG